The following is a genomic window from Prevotella sp. E13-17.
AGCTGATAGCCTATATCTTCCTGACCTTCATCCTGCTGGTGGCATGTTTCAACATCATTGGCTCGCTGTCAATGCTCATCATCGACAAGAAGGATGATGTGCAGACGCTACGCAACCTGGGCGCCAACGACCGTCAGGTGTCTCAGATCTTCCTATTAGAAGGCTGTATGATCTCATTTTTCGGCGCTTTCATCGGTGTTTTAGTGGGCTTATTGCTTTGCGTTTTACAGCAGCAGTTCGGCATTATTGGCCTTGGCTCCACGCAGGGCTCGTTTATTGTCGATGCCTATCCGGTGAGTGTTCATCCCACAGATGTGATACTTGTCTTTCTGACGGTCATCGTCGTGGGATTCCTTTCGGTGTGGTATCCCGTTCATTACTTCTCGCGCCGGCTATTGAAGTAGGCGCTATCCCAATAGTTTTCTGGTGTCTTCGAGGATGGCGAGCAACTCGTCCATCTTGTTGGTGCGCAACATGGCGATGCGCGTCTGGCGGAAGTTTGGTATAGCCTTGAAAATAGGCGTGGCCGCCAAATGGCGACGGGTATGAAGGATGCCACGAAGTTCGTCGATGCGTTCCACATTGATGCGCAGTTGCTCTTCAAGAACATCCAATTTCTGGTTGAAATCGAAAGTCTCGTCGGTGGTGCCGTGATCCAGATAGTCGCGAATCTCCTTGAAGATCCAAGGGCGTCCGAAGGTGGCGCGTCCCACCATGATAGCATCTACACCATACTGTTCAAAGGCCCGCTTAGCCTCTTCGGGCGAGGTGATGTCGCCATTGCCGATGACAGGTATTGTGATGCGAGGATTGCGTTTCACCTCGCCAATCAGAGTCCAGTCGGCCTCGCCAGTGTACATCTGAGCACGCGTACGCCCATGAATGGTGAGAGCCTGGATGCCGCAGTCCTGCAACTGTTCGGCCAGGTCGGTGATGATCAGCTGTTCGTGGTTCCAGCCTAAGCGCGTCTTCACGGTGACGGGCAACTTGACGGCATCCACCACCTTACGTGTGATTTCCAGCATCAGAGGAATGTTCTGCAGCATGCCGGCGCCAGCACCTTTGCCAGCCACTTTCTTCACCGGACAACCAAAGTTCAGGTCGATGAGATCAGGACCGGCCTGTTCTACGATCTTAGCAGCTTCGACCATCGCATCCACGTCGCGACCATAGATTTGAATACCTACGGGGCGCTCTTCGTCACTGATGACCAGCTTCTGCTGCGTCGTCTTCACATCGCGTATCAAGGCCTCGGCACTGACAAACTCAGTATATACCATAGAAGCACCGAAGCGCTTGCAAAGCAGACGGAACCCAATGTCGGTGACATCCTCCATCGGTGCCAGAAACACCGGCTGCGAACCAAATTCAATATTTCCTATTTTCATCTTCTTTTCTTGTATTCCCTTTTTGATTTTCCAATATTCCCAATTTCTCGTCTTTGTAGTCCTGATTTGTTTTTCCAGCAATCCTAATGCCCCTCTTTCAAGAGGTTGCTTTTGGCGCTGCGCTATTTCAGCAGGTGATAGGTGCCGCCAGCCATGGGGCGCACCACACCTTTCATTTCCAGTTGAAAGAGGAGGGCTGTGAGCTGGCCGACAGGCATGTGCGACTTCAGCGACAAGTGGTCCATTTGCAGGTCGCCAATGGCACCAAGCACGTCAACAATGGTCTGTTCCTCGGGCGAGAGACTGGGAAAGAGGTCACGTTCAATCCCCTTATCGTGTGCCTGCTTCAGTTGTTGGTCAGACTGCCACCCCATGAATGCCACGAAGTCATCGGCATTGGTGATGAGCTGAGCACCGTTGTCACGAATCAAGTTATTGCAGCCCTCGCTGTAAGGAGCTCCTATAGGCCCAGGAAAAGCAAACACCGAACGGTTGTAGTCCATAGCGATGCGTGCGGTGATGAGCCCTCCACCTTTGGCAGCACTTTCCACTAAGATGGTAGCATCGCTCATGCCAGCCACGATACGGTTGCGCTTCACGAAGTTGATCTTGTCAGAACGAGTCTGCGACACATATTCTGTGAGCAGTCCTCCACGGTTGACCATCTGTTTGGCCGTGTCGCGATGAACAGAAGGATAGAGGTCATCGAGTCCGTGGGCCAACACCCCCAACGTGTCATAGCCGTTCTCCAAAGCCTGTCGGTGGGCATTGATATCTACGCCATAGGCCAGTCCGCTGACAATCAGCACATCAGGACAAAGTCTCTTCAGGTCGCGAATAAAGTGTTGAATCAGGTCTTTGCCGTAGGTGGTGCAGTGGCGAGTGCCAATCAAGTTGATGACACGACGTTGATTGAGTGGTGCCGAGCCCAGATAGTACAGGATGATTGGCGCATCGGGGCATTCGCAGAGACGCTGCGGGTAGAACTCGTCGCCCAGCAACAACGGCTGAATACGGTGTTTACTGATGAACTCCATCTCCTCGGCAGCACGCGCCAAAGGCAATGACCAGTCTCTCAGGTTCTCAGCCAAACGGTCAGAGCAGTCGGGCATCACCTCTTTTATATCATTGCGGTGTTCATAGACGGCCTTACCTCCACCAAGCTCGCGATACAGCTGCAGCGCAGTCTGGAAGTTGAAACCCGTCATGCGGGTCAGCGCAATGGTATAATAGACTTCTTCGTCGTTCATTGAATGAATTTTTGAAAGGCCGCGTCATAGTCTTCGCTATTGCCCAGACGACCATTGATGAGACACACCAGCTCTATTTTACCGCGAAAGCACAACTGTTCGTCGCTGGCACGATAGATATCTTGATGGAACACATACTTGATGCCTTCCTTGGTGAGGTTCAGTCGTGAGATAAACTCATCATCGGGTCGCAGGGGCACCTTGTATTGCAGTTGCATGCGTGCCACGACGGCGTCAACGCCTTTGTTGTGCATCTCGGCAAACGACAGACCGCACTCTTTCAGGAAGAGGTGGCGGGTGTGCTCGCAGTAGTGCACATACTGAGCATTGTTAACGATTCCCTCTATGTCGCATTCGTAGTCACGAACCTCCATGCGTGTCTCAAAAATGTATTTCATATTGCTGAGTGTTTATGCGGATGCAAAGTTACAAATAAAATCTCAAACCCTTTGACATTTTAAATAAAATGAGTAACTTTGCGGCATAATTGTTAAGAACTTTAGAAATGAAACTACCTTTGAAAAAACTAATGCTTGCTATGCTTTGTATGAGTTCTGCCATCATGGTGGCTCAAAACAAGGTGCTCATCTACTCTCCCCATCCATCGGCTGGCCTTCACGCAGCGCTTCAGAAAGGAAATGACTGGAAACATCTGGGACAACTGTGTTCCAGCGATTACGGCACATGGGGAGCAGAGAAGAAGATGTATAACCCCACCCTCTGCCGTGCCAACGATGGCACATGGCGGCTTGTTTTTCAAGTAAACACGACATCACCCTGCGTGGCGGTGGCCTATGGTCTCAGTCTGGTGACCTGGCGCCCGCAGGACTATGCCCTTATGAAAACCAAGAATTGTCTGGAGCCAGTGGTAAGAGCCAAAGGAAAAGACTTTGAGATACAGTTCGTGAGTGATGGCAAGCGTTATGGTGTGAAGGCAGATACCGACTTCCGTCGCTTTTCAAAAGAACAACTGCTGGCAGATGACCAGGCTTTCACAGTGACGCGCGTCAGTGCTTCGGTCGATGGAAAAGAAGTGAAAGGACAGGTGTTCGACCTGAACGACAACGAACTCCTTGGTGTTCGCGAGTATTTCACAAACTTGGCTAACGATGCCGACCTGTCGTCAGAACGCATGTATGACGATGCAAAGACCTTCGAGAAGGTGTTAGACAAAGACGACCCCACGGTCTTTGGCATTCTTGATGTAGATATGCGCAAGGAGAAAGTCATCAGCGACAAGCTGATAGGCATCTTCTTCGAGGATATCAGCTATGCGGCTGACGGTGGACTTTATGCCGAACTGATACAGAATCGCGACTTCGAATACTCTGGAAAAGACCGTCGTGGCTGGCATGCCACCACCGCTTGGCATGCTTCTGAGCCCATCCGCATTGCCACCACCTACCCCCTCACACCGCAAAATCCGCACTATGCCATTCTGCAGTCAGACACAATTGTGAATGAAGGATGGGACGGTATTGCCGTAGAACGAGGCAAGACATACGACTTCTCGATGTTCATTCGCGGACAGAAGCTGTTCGAGATTGCCCTGCTGGCCGAGGATGGAAGCGTGATTGCTCGTTCACAGTTGAAGTCGAAGACCATCAACTGGCAGCGCTATGAGACGACGCTGGTCGCTCAGTCCACCTGTTCAAAGGCTCGCCTGGCTGTGATACCAATCGGAAAAGACGAGGTGGCGGTGGATATGATTTCACTGTTCCCTCGCGACACCTTCAAGAACCGCAAGAATGGTCTGCGCAAAGACCTGGCTGAGACGATTGCCGCCTTGCATCCTAAGTTCGTGCGTTTCCCCGGTGGATGCATGAGTCATGGTCAAGGACTGGACAACATCTATCATTGGAACCACACCGTGGGACCGCTGGAGAGCCGCACACCCGACAAGAACATCTGGAATTACCACCAGACGCGCGGTCTGGGCTTCTACGAGTATTTCCAGTTCTGCGAGGATATCGGTGCCGAACCGCTACCCGTACTGGCTGCCGGTGTGCCCTGTCAGAACTCCGCCAACAATGCCGATGGACTTGGAGGACAGCAGGGAGGTATCCCCATGGCCGACATGCCTGCCTATATCGACGAACTCTGTCACCTGATTGAATGGGCCAACGGCAATCCTCAGACCAACAAATGGGCCAAGATGCGTGCAGATGCCGGTCATCCCGAGCCGTTCAATCTGAAGTATCTGGGCATTGGCAACGAGGACATCATCTCTACCGTCTTTGAGGAGCGCTACGAGATGATCTGCAAGATGATGCACCTGTTGCATCCCGAAATCAAGATTTGCGGTACGGTAGGTCCGTTCCACTTCCCTTCTGCCGACTATATAGAAGGTTGGGATTTCACCAAGAAGCACCCCCAATACCAGTATATGACCGACGAACACTATTATGAGTCAACAGGCTGGTTCATGTATCATCGCGACTATTACGACAACTACGACCGTAAGGCACCCAAGGTATATCTGGGCGAATGGGCTGCATCGACCAAGGTCAAACGCCCCAATCTGGAGACTGCACTGGCCGAGGCGCTCTATCTGACAGATATCGAACGCAATGGCGATGTGGTAGAGATGACATCCTATGCACCAATGTTGTGCAAGGATGGCCATTCCAACTGGAATCCAAACATGATCTATTTCGACAATACCACCGTCCGCACGACCCCAGCCTACGAGATACAACGCCTGTTCTCTGTGTGCAGTGGCAACCGATACATCAGCAGTACGCTGAAACTCGACCATCAAGACCTCGACTATCGTGTGGGAGCCAGTGTGGTGCGCGACTCAAAGAGTGGCTCTTGCTACCTGAAGTTGGTCAACGCCTTGCCTGCCACCCTGAAGCTCACTGTGAAGGGTGTCAAGATACCACAGAACGCAAAGTGCTACCAGTTCACGGGTAAAAGCGTGGAAGACCAGCATGCCAAAGCTGAATATCTGGAGGTATCAGACCCCACCATCCTGCCCCCCTATAGCTTTAGAATCATTAAACTTTAACATAACGATATGAAAACAGCTACCTTACTAACTGTAAATCTCTTGTTTGCTGCAGCGACAGCAAGCGCACAAGTCAACCTGAACATTGATATTCAGCAGCGTGGACCCAAGATCAGTCCTACGCACTATGGCATCTTCTTCGAGGACATCAACCACGCTGCCGATGGCGGTCTCTATGCCGAACTGATTCGCAACCGCTCTTTTGAGGATGGTCCTAAGTATGGAGCACCCGCCGACATGCAGGCTTGGTGTGTGGATGCCGAGTATCCTTCTGAGATAACCTGCGAGCTGATCAAGCCAGGCAAGAAGGTGAAACTGCTGAATGCCGCCCAACATCATGCCTTACGCCTGAACGTCAAGGCCACCACGGCGGCACCAGCCTTCCTGGTGAACGAAGGCTATTGGGGCATCAATGCCGTGCAGGGGCGCACCTACCGCCTTTCGTTTTGGGCGAAAGGAAAGTATAAAGGCACCATCAAGGCCCGCCTGCAGGCCGACAGCCGAACCGCTTCTGTCGGCTCAGGGGTTTATGCCGAGACCGTTGTGTCGCCCACAGGTCTAAGCAAGGGCGTGTGGACCAAATATACAGCAACACTTCGCTCCGACGCCAACGATACCAAAGCTCAGTTTGCCTTGGTGTTTGATGGTGCAGGAACCATCGACGTAGATATGGTGAGCCTCTTCCCACCCACCTTCAAGAACCGCGAGAACGGCATGCGTCCCGACCTGGCCAACATGCTTTGGCAGATGCATCCCAAGTTCATGCGCTTCCCTGGTGGTTGTTTCGTAGAGGGACAGGAAGACCCAGAAAACGCCTTCCACTGGGAGAAGACCATCGGACCCATCGAGGAACGCGAAGGCCACTGGAACGTGAATTGGGGCTATCGCACCACCGACGGCATGGGTTTTCACGAATATCTGCAGTTGGCCGAGGACCTTGGCGCCAAGCCTCTCTATGTAGTCAACGTGGGCTTGTGGCACGGAGGCAAGACTCCCGTTGAAGACATCCAGCCTTGGATAGACGAATGTCTGTCCGCACTGGAGTATGCCAATGGCGATGTCACCACCAAATATGGTGCACTGCGTGCCAAGAACGGCCATCCCGCTCCCTTCAACATTGAGTATCTGGAGATAGGCAACGAGAACAACCAGCCCGACCAGCACCAACAGAGCGACCGTTATTATGAGCGCTACGACAAGTTCCGCCAGGTGCTGCGTGAGAAATATCCCCATATCAAACTGATCGGCAACGTCGTGGCCTGGGGCGACGACAATCCCAAATGGGAAAGCGACCTTGAGGTAGATCTGCTCGACGAGCACTATTACCGCAATCCCGCATGGTTCTCGGATGCTTTCCATAAGTATGACAGCTACGACCGCAAAGGACCGAAGATTTATGTCGGCGAGTATGCCGTGACCAGTGGCTTCGGTGATCTAGGCAACATGAACGCCGCACTGGGCGAGGCAGTCTATATGATGGGCATCGAGAACAATAGCGACATGGTGCCCCTGAACTCCTATGCCCCTATCTTTGTCAACGAGAACGATGCCAAGTGGCGTCCAGACATGATTCGTTTCAACTCCAGTCGGGTCATGGGCACACCGTCTTACTACGTGCAGATGCTCATGCCCCAGCACCTCGGCACTCAGGTGGTGAAGGTGCAGCAAGACAATCCCTACGAGACCATGCGCCTGCAGACATCGGTGACGCCCAAGCGCAGTCGTGCCGGCTTTGCCACATGGGCCACCAAGGCATCCTTTAAGCCCAACAATGACATGGAGAGCGTCAGCGGTGAGTGGAACTTTGATGGCAGCTTGGTCAGCCAGCGCAGCATGCGCGATCAGTGCGTGGCTGTCGAAAAGCACGTCATCGATGGCGATCACTACACGTTGAAGTATCGCGCCCGCAAGGATAGTGGCCGCGAAGGTTTTATGATTGTCTTCAACTACGTCAACGACCAAAACTACTGCTGGGCGAACTTCGGTGGTTGGGGCAACACCCAGCACGGCATCGAACAGATTGTGGGTGGCAGCAAGATGCAGACCGACACTAAGCATGGCCATATCGAACAGGGACGCTGGTATGACATCACCCTCCAGGTGGCTGGCGACAGCGTGAAGGCGTGGCTCGACAACGAGCTGGTCTTCGACACCATGCTGAAGCACGACACGTCGAAGGGGCTCTTCTCTTCTGCCACCATCGACGAGAATACCAACGAGCTGATTGTGAAAGTTGTGAACACCAGCGACGAGGCTACCACGGCAGCGCTCAACTTGAGCCATTTCTCGGCCAAGTGTGCCCGTGTCATCCGTCTGGTTGCTAACGATGGAATGGACGAAAATACGCTTCAGCAGCCCACGAACATTCATCCCGTAGAGCAGATTCTTTCTCCCGAAACTGCCCAGAAGGTGCTGGTAGAGATTCCGGCTTTCTCACTCAATATTATCCGAATCAGACAGTAATCAGCGCATCGTGGAAGCAAGCGAACTGTTTCAGATATGCACCGAACTGGCAATGGCCGACCCCTCGGGGCCGGCCATACGTCAGATGCACGAACTGCTGGTGCTTGCTTCTGCCCAAGGATGCAGTCAGCAAGGCGGCACGTTTGGCAACCTCTTCTCACAGATAGACTGGGTCTGCAAGCAGTTACGCATCCCTCGCGACGAGACACAGGCCATCCAGACAGCCCGTCGCCACTCCAATCAGGCGCAGCTGCCTGCTGCCGACGACTGGCGCTACGACCTTCGGGCGGTGGCTCGCTACATCTCACGTGTCTTCCAGGCAGACATCCCTGGCTCGTTGCTTCGGCTGCTGCCTGTCAACGCCCAGCCTCATGCCGAACGGCTGAAGGTCAACAAACTCTATATTCGCTGCATCGTCCGCTCGTTCGACAGTCATTTGATCACCGTCGATGCCGACGAGGGCGAGTTCCTGGTGGATTATGGCAACACCGACCAGGGGCGCGACTTCGCTTACTTGCAGAAGGTGCTTCGCCCCGGCATGCAGCTCAACCTGTTGGATTGTCACGTCGAGAGCAACCTCATCATCCCCCTTGTCATCGTCGTCGAACCCGACTTTCTCCTCGACATTTCTTCGCTGGCAGCATGTTTCACCGCCTATGGCCACCATCCGCTGCTCTACACACTGAACCGACTGAAGCCTCAGGTCAACACACAGGCTGTCTTGCTGGGTAACTTTGCAGGTACGGCGCTCGACGACATCATCCATCATCCCGATGCCACCTTGCGGCAGTCGCTCGAGCGGTCCTATCGCGAACAGGCCGATCGCATCCGTGCTTGCGAGGACTTCGACCGAGAGAAATTTGAAGAGGCGGCTGCCGTGCAGATGAAGAACATCCGCGAGGCGGTGGCTGTGCTGGCACCGCAGCAGGCATTGCTCGAGCCCTCGTTCGTCTGCGAACGACTGGGGCTGCAAGGACGTGTGGACCTGATGACCACCGACATGCGGCTGCTGGTGGAACAGAAGTCGGGCAAGAACATGAAGATAGAATACCAGAGCCACGACAGCCACGGCATGCAGCTGGAGAACCACTACGTGCAGCTGCTGCTCTACTATGGCATCTTGCACTATAACTTCGGCAAGACCGACCGCCAGGTGGACACCCGTCTGCTCTACTCGCGCTATCCTGCCGACCGCGGACTGGTGGCGGTGAACTACTACCGCACGTTGTTTCGCGAGGCCATCCGCCTGCGCAACCAGATTGTGGCCACCGAACTGCTCATTGCCCGCGACGGCTTTGGGCGCATCTTGCCGCTGCTCAACGCTGACGTCATCTATAAAGGGGTGCCGCGCGATGGCTTCTTCCACCGTTTCATACTTCCCGAAACAGAACGTCTCATTTCCCGCTTATCACATCTCACCTCGCTTGAGCGCGCCTATTTCGAGCGCATGATGACCTTTGTCTATCGCGAACAGCAATGCCAGAAGCTGGGCGTCGTTGAAGGACAGGGCGGCGCCACCAGCTACTTGTGGCAGATGCCCCTCAGCGAGAAACGCGAGACGGGCAATATCTATACCGACCTGACCGTCACAGACCGTCAGCGTTCGACCTACGATGGCGGCTACGACCTGCTCACGTTGCAGCTCTCAGACGAAGCACTTCATGCCCCCATCAACTTCCGCATGGGCGACATGGTCTATCTCTATCAGTACGCCTCGCAGCCCGATGTGCGCCAGAGCATTCTCTATAAGGGCGTGCTGCAAGACATCAAGAACAACCATCTGGTGGTTCTGCTGAACGACGGTCAGCAAAACCCCGACATCTTTCCGCTTTCATCGACCCACTGGGCCATCGAACATGGTGGCAGCGATGTGGGCACCAACAGTCAGATACGCGGTCTCTATCAGTTCATGACGGCGCCTCAGCTGCGCCGGCAGTTGCTGCTGGGACAGCGCCAACCCGAGGCAGACACCTCAGCGGCGCTCTCACAGCGCTATCATCCCCACTACGACGACATCCTGCTGCGGGTCAAGCAGTCGCGCGACTACTTCCTGCTGGTGGGTCCGCCGGGCACCGGCAAGACCTCCATGGCACTGCGTTTCATGGTCGAAGAGGAACTGAAAACAGCTCCTGCCGACCAGTCTCTTCTGCTCATGGCCTACACCAACAGGGCGGTCGATGAGATCCGAGCCATGCTCTGCGATGCCGGTCTGGCCGACAACGACCGCATCCTGACGGGCACCACGTCGATGATGCAGGCACGCCCCTTCCTCATGGCTGGCCGCCACTTTTCCGTAGCCATCATCGACGAAGCCTCGCAGATACTCGAGCCCAGCATCATCGGACTGCTCAGCAACTGTGCCATCGACCGCTTTGTGATGATTGGCGACCACAAGCAGTTGCCTGCCGTGGTGCAACAGACGGCCGAACAGGCTGCCGTCTGCAACGAGGAACTGCTTTCCATCGGCCTCAGCGACTGTCGCCAGTCGCTCTTTGAGCGTCTCTACCGCTGGGAACAACGGCAAGGGCGCACGCAGTTCATTGGCACCCTGAACCATCAAGGACGCATGCACCCCGACATTGCCTCGTTCCCCAGCGCCATGTTCTACCAGCAAGAGCAGTTGCAGCCCGTGCCTCTGCGCCACCAACTAGAGACCGCACTGAACTACGATCAGCCTGCCCGCGATGCCCTTGACCAGTTGCTCAAGACGCGTCGCATGCTCTTCCTGCCCGTGGTTCCCCAGCAGCCGCTCCTTTCGCCAAAGTCCAATGCCGACGAGGCAGAGGTGGTGGCCGACCTCTTGCGTCGCATCCGCCGCTTCTACGGTGACCACTTCGATGCTCATAAGACCGTGGGCGTCATCGTGCCCTACCGCAATCAGATAGCAGCCATCCGCCAGGCCTTGGGCGATGAAGCCGCCTTTGCCGACGTCACCATCGATACCGTCGAGCGCTATCAGGGTTCGCAGCGCGAGGTCATCATCTATTCGTTCACCGTCAGCCGGCGCTATCAGCTCGACTTCCTGACCAACAACAGCTATATCGACAGTGATGGCAGCGTGGTGGACCGCAAACTCAACGTGGCGCTGACGCGTGCTCGCCGCCAGATGCTGATGGTGGGCAACCCCACAGTGCTGCAGGCAAACCCCCTTTTCGCCCAGCTCATGGCGAGATTTTCTTAGAATTGTTTTGCAAGAACGAAAGTTTTTCGTACTTTTGTCCGCGATTGTAAAACTATTAAACCAATTACTATTATGAAGAAAATCAGTTTAAAGGTAGCTGCCGTTTTACTCTCGGGCTCGTTCCTGTGCAGCTCTTGTATCGGTTCTTTTAGTCTTTTCAACAGCTATGAAAAGTGGCAGTGCAACATGACCAGCAATAAGATTGTCAATGGTATCGTAGGTCTGATCCTGCAACCCATCGTGGGTGGCGTATGCCTGTTTGTCGATGCCGTTGTCTTGAACACCATCGAGTTCTGGACCGGTAGCAATCCTATGGCTGTCAACACCATCCAACAGGTGAAAGGACAGGACGGACGCTACTATGCTGTCAAGACTTTGAAGAATGGTTACGAGGTGAAGGCGCCTACTGGCGAGGTGACCTACTTTATTCACAACGACAAGAACGACTCTTGGTCTATGCAGCAGAACGGCATCACCAAGGAACTGTTCCGCTTCAACAACGATGGCACCATCGAGGCTGTGCTCCAGAATGGCGAGAAGATGACGGTGACCAACGACGAGGCTGGCCTCCAGCAGGTCAAGGAAGCTGTCTATACAGATAACTTTTTTGCAATGCGATAATTCCATTCTCGCTTTGCGAGAGTTAAGGTATTAAATAAAATAATAGCTATAATCGTTTAAATTATAGCTATTATTTACCAGCGGTCCTTAGTGATTATGTCGTCAGACCATCGATGATCCTTTGGGAAAGCTTCACCATTCCAAGCCCTGACTTGTGTCGTCGCCCAACTACCATTCTTCAACTTTGCAGATGGTTGCATCGTTGTTTTCTTTTGTGTTTTTTTGTGATTTCTTTGGCGTAACAAAACTTATTATATATCTTTGCGATATAAAATCATAAATATTAACCATTTTAACATCAAAAAAACAATGAAACATTTATTAATTGTATTAAGTTTACTATTTAGTGTAAGCCTATTTTACAGTTGCAGTAGTAATGATGAAGATGAAACAGGAGAATTGGTTTCGGATCTTTCTGGAGTAACTAAATATAATGAGTATTTGCAAAAATGGTATATATCTTGTTACACGGAAGGAACCATTGATGAGGTGATTAACTATTATCCAGTTAAGATGTCATCTCAGTACGAAGAAAATAATCTTGAAGTTGTATTCTCGGGTTTTGTGTTGTCTCCAACCCCTAATAATGGTGAAGTTGGAGGTCTAAAAGAATATAACATTAAACTAACTAGTATTCAAAAGAAACTATAGATATAATGAATAGTTTCGCTCTCCAACGGGGAGCAACTGGAAAACTAACAGTGCCACTATTCGCTCGTGATAGTGGCACTTTTTTTGTGCCATGGTGAAGCATTGACCATGCAAAAGTGCCACTCTTGTGGCGATTCTAGCCCCTGGAACGAACTGTTCTACCCCCTGGAACGAACGGCTCCAGGGGCTAGAATGACCCGCTCCAGCCCCTGGATGCGATGCAAGAGCGGCACTTTTGCAACAGAAAAGCGCCACTACTCGCACGGAATAGTGGCGCTATAAGGTCTTTATTCAAGAACTACCAGCGGTCTTTAGTGGTGATGTCGTCAGCCCAGCGGTGGTCTTTGGGGAAGGCTTGGCCGTTCCAGGCCTTCACCTGTGTCGTCGCCCAACTACCATTCTTCAACTTTGCAGATGATTGCATCGTTGTTTTCTTTTGTGGTTTTTTTTGTGTTTTTTTGTGATTTCTTTGGCGTAATAAAACTTATTATATATCTTTGCAATATAAAATCATAAATATTAACCATTTTAACATCAAAAAAAACAATGAAACATTTATTATTTGTATTAAGTTTACTATTTACTGTAAGCCTATTTTACAGTTGCAGTAGTAATGATGAAGATGAAACAGGAGAATTGGTTTCAGATCTTTCTGGAGTAACTAAATATAATGAGTCTTTGCAAAAATGGTATATATCTTGTTACACGGAAGGAACCATTGATGAGGTGATTAACTATTATCCAGTTAAGATGGCATCTCAGTATGAAGAAAATAATCTTGAAGTCGTATTCTCGGGTTTTGTGTTGTCTCCAACCCCTAATAGTGGTACAGTTGGAGGTCTAAAAGAATATAACATTAAACTAACTAGTATTCAAAAGAAACTATAGATATGAAGGAAAGAATATATTTGGTGTTCTTATTAGTTCTTCTTTTTTGCTCTAATTCCAGTGCACAAATAAAGATTGATGATGGTCCTATTATAGAATTGAGTCCAGAAGTTAGCACATACTCATTGCGAGGAGTAAAATGGAAGAAAACGAACCTGTGTTATTATATTTACAACTCGTCTAATCATCTCACTCTTCAAGAACGTGTGTCTGCAATTCAAAATGCATTTCAGATATGGCAGTCACAATGTGCTTTAACATTTACTCAAGTATATACGGCTTCCCAAGCGGATATTGTTGTAAAGTGGGCGACTAGAGATCATGGTGATAATTCTCCATTCGA
Proteins encoded in this region:
- the dusB gene encoding tRNA dihydrouridine synthase DusB, which translates into the protein MKIGNIEFGSQPVFLAPMEDVTDIGFRLLCKRFGASMVYTEFVSAEALIRDVKTTQQKLVISDEERPVGIQIYGRDVDAMVEAAKIVEQAGPDLIDLNFGCPVKKVAGKGAGAGMLQNIPLMLEITRKVVDAVKLPVTVKTRLGWNHEQLIITDLAEQLQDCGIQALTIHGRTRAQMYTGEADWTLIGEVKRNPRITIPVIGNGDITSPEEAKRAFEQYGVDAIMVGRATFGRPWIFKEIRDYLDHGTTDETFDFNQKLDVLEEQLRINVERIDELRGILHTRRHLAATPIFKAIPNFRQTRIAMLRTNKMDELLAILEDTRKLLG
- a CDS encoding alpha-L-arabinofuranosidase C-terminal domain-containing protein yields the protein MKLPLKKLMLAMLCMSSAIMVAQNKVLIYSPHPSAGLHAALQKGNDWKHLGQLCSSDYGTWGAEKKMYNPTLCRANDGTWRLVFQVNTTSPCVAVAYGLSLVTWRPQDYALMKTKNCLEPVVRAKGKDFEIQFVSDGKRYGVKADTDFRRFSKEQLLADDQAFTVTRVSASVDGKEVKGQVFDLNDNELLGVREYFTNLANDADLSSERMYDDAKTFEKVLDKDDPTVFGILDVDMRKEKVISDKLIGIFFEDISYAADGGLYAELIQNRDFEYSGKDRRGWHATTAWHASEPIRIATTYPLTPQNPHYAILQSDTIVNEGWDGIAVERGKTYDFSMFIRGQKLFEIALLAEDGSVIARSQLKSKTINWQRYETTLVAQSTCSKARLAVIPIGKDEVAVDMISLFPRDTFKNRKNGLRKDLAETIAALHPKFVRFPGGCMSHGQGLDNIYHWNHTVGPLESRTPDKNIWNYHQTRGLGFYEYFQFCEDIGAEPLPVLAAGVPCQNSANNADGLGGQQGGIPMADMPAYIDELCHLIEWANGNPQTNKWAKMRADAGHPEPFNLKYLGIGNEDIISTVFEERYEMICKMMHLLHPEIKICGTVGPFHFPSADYIEGWDFTKKHPQYQYMTDEHYYESTGWFMYHRDYYDNYDRKAPKVYLGEWAASTKVKRPNLETALAEALYLTDIERNGDVVEMTSYAPMLCKDGHSNWNPNMIYFDNTTVRTTPAYEIQRLFSVCSGNRYISSTLKLDHQDLDYRVGASVVRDSKSGSCYLKLVNALPATLKLTVKGVKIPQNAKCYQFTGKSVEDQHAKAEYLEVSDPTILPPYSFRIIKL
- a CDS encoding thioesterase family protein — its product is MKYIFETRMEVRDYECDIEGIVNNAQYVHYCEHTRHLFLKECGLSFAEMHNKGVDAVVARMQLQYKVPLRPDDEFISRLNLTKEGIKYVFHQDIYRASDEQLCFRGKIELVCLINGRLGNSEDYDAAFQKFIQ
- the dprA gene encoding DNA-processing protein DprA; this encodes MNDEEVYYTIALTRMTGFNFQTALQLYRELGGGKAVYEHRNDIKEVMPDCSDRLAENLRDWSLPLARAAEEMEFISKHRIQPLLLGDEFYPQRLCECPDAPIILYYLGSAPLNQRRVINLIGTRHCTTYGKDLIQHFIRDLKRLCPDVLIVSGLAYGVDINAHRQALENGYDTLGVLAHGLDDLYPSVHRDTAKQMVNRGGLLTEYVSQTRSDKINFVKRNRIVAGMSDATILVESAAKGGGLITARIAMDYNRSVFAFPGPIGAPYSEGCNNLIRDNGAQLITNADDFVAFMGWQSDQQLKQAHDKGIERDLFPSLSPEEQTIVDVLGAIGDLQMDHLSLKSHMPVGQLTALLFQLEMKGVVRPMAGGTYHLLK